A stretch of Vannielia litorea DNA encodes these proteins:
- a CDS encoding SDR family oxidoreductase: MAGTILITGASSGIGRVTAEAFLADGWTVGLVARNAERLEEVAAGFDNAVPLPADVTRAEEIEAAFASLVARTGRLDVLFNNAGVFTPAAPLDEISVESWHQSVAVNLTGMFLAARAAFGQMRRQTPSGGRIINNGSVSAHAPREGACCYTTTKHAITGLTKSISLDGRPFGIACGQIDIGNARTELLEGIISRSIERGEAPPPTMDVQHVAEAVLNMARLPLEANVQFMTLMATKMPYIGRG, from the coding sequence ATGGCAGGGACGATACTGATCACCGGCGCCAGCTCGGGCATCGGGCGCGTGACGGCCGAGGCATTTCTGGCCGATGGCTGGACCGTGGGGCTCGTGGCGCGCAACGCCGAGCGGCTCGAGGAGGTGGCGGCGGGGTTCGACAACGCGGTGCCACTCCCGGCCGACGTGACCCGCGCCGAGGAGATCGAGGCAGCCTTCGCCAGCCTTGTCGCACGCACAGGGCGTCTTGACGTGCTCTTCAACAACGCCGGCGTCTTCACCCCCGCCGCCCCGCTCGACGAGATCAGCGTCGAGAGCTGGCACCAGTCCGTCGCGGTCAACCTGACCGGCATGTTCCTCGCCGCGCGCGCGGCCTTCGGGCAGATGCGACGGCAGACGCCATCGGGCGGGCGGATCATCAACAACGGCTCCGTCTCGGCCCATGCCCCGCGGGAAGGCGCCTGCTGCTACACCACGACGAAACACGCGATCACCGGCCTTACCAAGTCCATCAGCCTCGATGGCCGGCCGTTCGGCATCGCCTGCGGCCAGATCGACATCGGCAACGCGCGAACCGAGCTCCTGGAAGGCATCATTTCGCGCTCGATCGAGCGCGGCGAGGCGCCGCCGCCGACCATGGACGTGCAGCACGTGGCCGAGGCCGTGCTGAACATGGCCAGGCTGCCGCTGGAGGCGAATGTGCAATTCATGACCCTGATGGCGACAAAGATGCCCTACATCGGCCGCGGCTGA
- a CDS encoding LysR family transcriptional regulator, whose amino-acid sequence MIEINHLRCFVVVAEELHFGRAADRLHMTQPPLSRRIQALEQSLGCELFKRNSRSVELTQAGKTLYADAVRILRLLETSVTSVRDVAAGQTGLVRFGFTAASAYHFMPALVSRMGEAMPGVVLKLKEMLSKRQMAALEIGEIEIAMTRLPIDRRVFDFECISREAMRLVCPSSHPLATKSEVTWADLSGLDFIHYPKEDAPHFQDHLHRKFLQHNVTPVVRQELSQIHTIVSLVGKGIGVALVPQSAEVLARETVVFRTISEDDPIFVELYMAWRRDNDNTLVHRVLDIARTI is encoded by the coding sequence GTGATAGAGATCAACCATCTCAGGTGTTTTGTTGTCGTCGCCGAAGAGCTGCATTTCGGGCGCGCCGCGGACCGGTTGCACATGACGCAGCCGCCGTTGAGCCGGCGCATCCAGGCGCTCGAGCAGAGCCTCGGCTGCGAGCTGTTCAAGCGCAACAGCCGGTCGGTCGAGCTGACCCAGGCCGGCAAGACGCTCTATGCCGATGCCGTCCGGATCCTGCGGCTGCTCGAAACCTCGGTCACCTCCGTGCGCGATGTCGCCGCGGGCCAGACCGGCCTCGTGCGATTCGGGTTCACCGCGGCCTCTGCCTATCACTTCATGCCCGCGCTGGTGAGCCGCATGGGGGAGGCGATGCCGGGCGTGGTTCTGAAACTGAAGGAAATGCTGAGCAAGCGGCAAATGGCGGCGCTCGAGATCGGCGAGATCGAGATCGCGATGACGCGGCTTCCGATTGATCGCCGGGTCTTCGACTTCGAGTGCATCTCGCGCGAGGCGATGCGGCTCGTCTGCCCCAGCAGCCACCCGCTTGCGACGAAGTCCGAGGTGACCTGGGCAGACCTGAGCGGCCTCGACTTCATTCATTATCCCAAGGAAGACGCGCCGCATTTTCAGGACCATCTGCACCGCAAGTTCCTTCAGCACAACGTGACGCCCGTGGTGCGGCAGGAGCTTTCCCAGATCCACACGATCGTGTCCCTGGTGGGCAAGGGCATCGGGGTCGCGCTCGTGCCGCAATCGGCTGAAGTCCTGGCGCGGGAGACGGTGGTGTTTCGCACGATCAGCGAGGACGATCCGATCTTCGTCGAGCTCTACATGGCGTGGCGGCGCGACAACGACAACACGCTGGTGCACCGCGTGCTGGATATCGCCCGCACGATCTGA
- a CDS encoding alpha/beta fold hydrolase — MSFLEIDDTSRIYYQHLEAENGRQTFLFVNSSGAKAAVWEQDIAPGLHAHGYGVVTVDFRGQGRTEFSAQSTFEQDEIVSDLRRVIEHLGLERIILVGLSIGGLHAARLWQTGSPCDALVLVNTLRKKGPLTEWIAELEHRLMDLGGERLLHDAFRPVTVSTRQLGNIRPRFLTPEPYAPLPEGHPRNRISAASRHVDWGFPWETIDVPVLVLTGLHDRLFRVQADVDELTASIPRAETVEFPDEGHALHTENPTRFVEELARFGERIAQ; from the coding sequence GTGAGTTTTCTCGAGATCGACGACACATCCCGAATCTACTACCAGCATCTGGAGGCGGAGAACGGTCGCCAGACCTTCCTTTTCGTCAACTCCTCCGGCGCCAAGGCCGCCGTGTGGGAGCAGGATATCGCACCCGGCCTGCACGCGCATGGCTATGGCGTTGTCACCGTGGATTTCCGGGGCCAGGGCCGCACCGAATTCTCTGCCCAATCCACCTTCGAACAAGACGAGATCGTCAGCGACCTGCGCCGGGTGATCGAGCACCTCGGTCTCGAGCGGATCATCCTGGTGGGCCTGTCGATCGGCGGGCTGCATGCGGCGCGCCTCTGGCAGACGGGGAGTCCCTGCGACGCCCTCGTGCTGGTCAACACCCTGCGCAAGAAGGGGCCGCTGACCGAGTGGATTGCCGAGCTTGAGCACCGGCTGATGGACCTCGGCGGCGAGCGCCTGCTGCATGATGCCTTTCGCCCGGTCACCGTCAGCACAAGACAGCTGGGCAACATCCGCCCCCGTTTCCTGACCCCGGAGCCCTATGCGCCGCTGCCCGAGGGCCACCCCCGCAACCGGATCAGCGCTGCGTCGCGCCATGTCGACTGGGGCTTTCCCTGGGAGACGATCGACGTGCCCGTGCTGGTCCTGACCGGACTTCACGACCGGCTGTTCCGGGTCCAGGCCGATGTCGATGAGCTCACCGCCAGCATTCCCAGGGCGGAGACGGTCGAGTTTCCCGACGAGGGCCACGCCCTGCATACCGAGAACCCGACCCGCTTCGTGGAGGAACTGGCGCGCTTCGGTGAGAGGATTGCCCAGTGA
- the araD gene encoding L-arabinonate dehydratase produces MTRKDPSTLRSHRWFGDKGLRTFGHRSRMRQMGYDPQDWEGRPIIAIVNTWSDINPCHAHFRSRAESVKTGVHQSGGFPLELPALSLAEQFVKPSAMMYRNLLAMEVEELIRSHPIDGVVLMGGCDKTTPALLMGAISMNVPAIYVPAGPMLRGNWQGRILGSGSDSWKYWDELRAGEITQADWEGVERGIARSFGHCMTMGTASTMTAIADALGMTLPGASSIPAADSNHVAMSKEAGRRIVHMVHEELTPSKILQPGSFRNAIAVAMAMGCSTNAIIHLIAIARRAGVDITLDDFDAASRKVPVVANVRPSGAEYLMEDFYYAGGLPGLMKQIRQHLDLGMISVSGNAIGQDIETARVFNDDVIRPLDKPIYKEGALAVLKGNLAPDGCVIKPSACSAEFQDHTGPALVFDSYEELKDRIDDDDLDVTRDTVLVLRNAGPVGGPGMPEWGMLPIPRKLLRQGVRDMLRVSDCRMSGTSYGACVLHVSPEAHIGGPLALLRTGDLVRVSIPGRSIDMLVAPEELARRKSELAPRGEPFGRGFGRMYAAHVSQAHDGCDFDFLETAAGDPVPEPKIF; encoded by the coding sequence GTGACCCGGAAGGACCCGAGCACCCTGCGCTCTCATCGCTGGTTCGGCGACAAGGGCCTGCGCACCTTCGGGCATCGCTCGCGCATGCGCCAGATGGGCTACGACCCGCAAGACTGGGAAGGCCGGCCCATCATTGCGATCGTCAACACCTGGTCCGATATCAACCCATGCCACGCCCACTTCCGCAGCCGCGCCGAGTCGGTCAAGACCGGCGTCCACCAGTCCGGGGGGTTTCCGCTTGAACTGCCGGCGCTCTCGCTCGCCGAGCAATTCGTGAAGCCTTCGGCGATGATGTATCGCAACCTCCTTGCGATGGAGGTCGAAGAGCTGATCCGGTCGCACCCGATTGACGGCGTGGTCCTGATGGGCGGATGTGACAAGACCACGCCCGCGCTGCTGATGGGCGCCATCAGCATGAACGTTCCGGCCATCTACGTTCCGGCTGGCCCGATGCTGCGCGGAAACTGGCAGGGCAGGATCCTCGGATCAGGGTCCGACAGCTGGAAGTACTGGGACGAGCTGCGCGCCGGGGAGATCACCCAGGCCGATTGGGAGGGCGTCGAGCGCGGGATTGCCCGCAGCTTCGGGCATTGCATGACGATGGGCACGGCCTCCACCATGACCGCCATCGCGGATGCGCTGGGCATGACCTTGCCGGGCGCCTCCTCGATTCCTGCGGCGGACTCCAATCATGTTGCCATGAGCAAGGAAGCCGGCCGGCGGATCGTTCACATGGTCCACGAGGAGCTGACGCCCTCGAAGATCCTGCAGCCCGGCTCCTTCCGGAACGCCATCGCCGTCGCCATGGCGATGGGCTGCTCGACCAACGCCATCATCCACCTGATCGCAATCGCGCGACGGGCGGGCGTCGACATCACCCTGGACGACTTCGATGCCGCCAGCCGAAAGGTCCCCGTGGTGGCCAACGTGCGCCCGAGCGGCGCCGAGTATCTGATGGAAGATTTCTACTACGCCGGCGGCTTGCCCGGCCTGATGAAGCAGATCCGCCAACACCTCGATCTCGGCATGATATCCGTCAGCGGCAACGCGATAGGCCAGGACATCGAAACCGCCCGCGTCTTCAATGACGACGTGATCCGACCGCTCGACAAGCCGATCTACAAGGAGGGCGCGCTGGCGGTGCTCAAAGGCAACCTCGCGCCGGACGGCTGCGTCATAAAACCATCGGCCTGCAGCGCGGAATTTCAGGATCACACGGGCCCCGCGCTCGTTTTCGACAGCTACGAAGAGCTGAAGGACCGCATCGACGACGACGATCTGGATGTCACCAGGGACACCGTACTCGTGCTGCGCAATGCCGGCCCGGTGGGCGGCCCCGGGATGCCGGAGTGGGGGATGCTGCCGATCCCCAGAAAGCTGCTGCGGCAGGGCGTGCGGGACATGCTGAGGGTGTCGGATTGCCGGATGAGCGGCACCAGCTACGGCGCCTGCGTGCTGCATGTGTCGCCCGAGGCGCATATCGGCGGGCCCTTGGCGCTGCTCAGGACCGGCGACCTCGTCCGCGTCAGCATCCCCGGGCGCAGCATCGACATGCTGGTTGCCCCCGAGGAGCTGGCGCGGCGGAAGTCCGAGTTGGCGCCGCGAGGCGAGCCCTTCGGGCGCGGTTTTGGCCGCATGTATGCCGCTCACGTCTCCCAGGCCCATGACGGCTGCGATTTCGACTTTCTCGAAACCGCCGCAGGTGATCCGGTTCCGGAACCCAAGATCTTCTGA
- a CDS encoding Lrp/AsnC family transcriptional regulator: MDSLDHKILRRLQKEGRLSHQELGEAVGLSASPCARRVRKLEAAGYITGYTAEIDEAKLGFGFNVFISVRLDRQIDERIVAFEQEIGRCPEVVDCWLMTGDFDYLLRVSVRDLEDFEHFLTRRLTKLPGVASLESSIPIRRVKGIAARIA; encoded by the coding sequence ATGGACAGCCTGGACCACAAGATTCTGCGTCGTCTCCAGAAGGAGGGGCGGCTCTCGCATCAGGAGCTTGGCGAGGCTGTCGGGCTCTCTGCCTCGCCATGCGCCCGACGCGTCCGCAAGCTCGAGGCGGCGGGATACATCACCGGCTATACCGCCGAGATCGACGAGGCCAAGCTGGGGTTCGGGTTCAACGTCTTCATCTCGGTTCGGCTCGACCGGCAGATCGACGAGCGGATCGTCGCCTTCGAGCAGGAAATCGGACGCTGCCCCGAGGTGGTGGACTGCTGGCTGATGACGGGCGATTTCGACTATCTGCTACGGGTTTCGGTGCGCGACCTGGAGGACTTCGAACACTTCCTGACCCGCCGCCTGACCAAGCTCCCCGGCGTGGCCTCGCTCGAGTCCTCGATCCCGATCCGGCGGGTAAAGGGCATCGCGGCGCGCATCGCCTGA